A genomic stretch from Caldicellulosiruptoraceae bacterium PP1 includes:
- the fsa gene encoding fructose-6-phosphate aldolase, with amino-acid sequence MKLFIDTANVNEIREANSWGVICGVTTNPSLIAKEGRDFKEVVKEICSIVDGPISAEVISLKSDEMVVEARDLAKIHKNIVIKIPMTTEGLKAVSILSKEGIKTNVTLVFSAAQALLAAKAGATYVSPFVGRLDDIGQNGLELIREIVEIYNNYPEIKTEIISASIRHPIHVIESAKAGSHIATVPYKVLEQMSKHALTDIGIERFLKDWESVPKK; translated from the coding sequence ATGAAATTATTTATTGATACTGCAAATGTTAATGAGATTAGAGAAGCCAATTCTTGGGGAGTAATATGTGGTGTTACAACTAACCCTTCATTGATTGCAAAAGAAGGAAGAGATTTCAAAGAGGTTGTTAAAGAAATATGTTCAATAGTAGATGGACCTATATCTGCTGAAGTAATTTCATTGAAATCAGATGAAATGGTTGTTGAAGCAAGGGATTTAGCAAAAATTCATAAAAATATTGTCATTAAAATACCAATGACAACAGAAGGATTAAAAGCAGTTTCTATTTTATCAAAAGAAGGAATTAAAACAAATGTAACTCTTGTATTTTCTGCTGCTCAAGCTTTACTTGCAGCAAAGGCTGGAGCTACATATGTTTCTCCATTTGTAGGTAGATTGGATGACATAGGACAAAATGGATTAGAATTAATAAGAGAGATAGTAGAAATATATAATAATTACCCAGAAATTAAAACTGAGATAATTTCTGCTAGTATTAGGCATCCTATTCATGTAATTGAATCAGCGAAAGCAGGTTCTCATATAGCAACTGTTCCATATAAAGTATTAGAACAAATGTCAAAACATGCATTAACTGACATTGGTATTGAAAGATTTCTAAAAGATTGGGAAAGTGTACCAAAAAAATAA
- the phoU gene encoding phosphate signaling complex protein PhoU has product MVRPTFEHELKEIHLDLLKMGTMTEQAIDKAILALKKKDIELAQKIIENDTEIDNLTEEIEKKCAIVIATQQPLAKDLRLIIAAMRIATDIERIADHASDISEITIKLSKFEYIKPLVDIPKMADITKEMLKMALDSYVRSDLELSNKVINMDDLVDDMYDKLLIELQEIMSKDTSSIPQCINFLLVIKYLERIADHSTNIAEWVLYKITGKLKHEL; this is encoded by the coding sequence TTGGTAAGACCAACATTTGAACATGAACTTAAAGAAATTCATCTTGATTTATTAAAAATGGGTACAATGACAGAACAAGCAATAGATAAAGCAATATTAGCACTTAAAAAAAAGGATATTGAACTTGCTCAAAAAATAATTGAAAATGACACCGAAATTGATAACCTTACCGAAGAAATAGAAAAAAAATGTGCTATTGTTATTGCGACACAACAACCGCTTGCAAAAGATTTAAGATTAATTATTGCAGCTATGAGGATAGCAACCGATATAGAAAGAATTGCCGACCATGCTTCAGATATATCAGAAATTACTATAAAACTCTCTAAATTCGAATATATTAAACCGTTAGTTGATATTCCTAAAATGGCTGATATAACTAAAGAAATGCTTAAAATGGCTCTGGATTCATATGTAAGATCAGATTTAGAATTATCAAATAAAGTGATAAATATGGATGACCTTGTGGACGATATGTATGATAAATTACTAATTGAGCTTCAAGAAATTATGTCTAAAGATACTTCATCCATTCCACAATGCATAAATTTTTTATTAGTAATCAAATATTTAGAAAGGATAGCTGATCATTCTACAAATATAGCTGAATGGGTATTATATAAAATAACAGGAAAACTAAAGCATGAATTATAA
- a CDS encoding ATP phosphoribosyltransferase regulatory subunit: MEKKLFKDYYPNDSEVLFNIQTKLMKLYKSLNYKYIEPSSFLELNKQQIFEQDKSFKFIHPNGKIYSLRTEYTLQVSNIVSNLMKDEDSISVFYLGKAYQFLVDNAGELNEYIQAGIERFDNKYNIYSDIQVIAIAIESLKSLGISKFKIDIGDVTFFKGLANEMEIDETNSETLCRLIDRKDYIGIENFLMKLGLKQNIIERFSKLTRLYAQDNIFKEARKFSKSPICKESIEKLEEIYLNLEKLGYKEYISIDFGLLKHLNYYTGIIFSGYLNELGYPVLSGGRYDNLCSTFGKKYYAVGFAIGVDRILEVMLKNKKKNIIEKYYKAIAYDNNSFAEAFLEFKKNKSNTFLFNTPITIEEAIKSSGYMNVKRLLYFENGIKKSIELGENK; this comes from the coding sequence ATGGAAAAAAAATTATTTAAGGATTATTATCCAAATGATAGCGAAGTATTATTTAATATTCAAACAAAACTTATGAAACTTTACAAAAGCTTAAACTATAAATATATTGAGCCTTCATCATTTTTAGAATTAAATAAACAACAAATATTTGAACAAGATAAATCATTTAAATTTATTCATCCAAATGGAAAAATTTATTCTCTTAGAACAGAATATACTTTACAAGTTTCAAATATAGTATCAAACTTGATGAAAGATGAAGATTCAATAAGTGTATTTTATCTTGGTAAAGCATACCAATTTCTTGTTGATAATGCAGGTGAGTTAAATGAATATATTCAAGCTGGCATTGAAAGATTTGATAATAAGTATAATATCTACTCAGATATACAAGTAATAGCAATTGCAATTGAATCTCTAAAGTCTTTAGGTATTAGTAAATTTAAAATTGATATTGGCGATGTAACCTTTTTTAAAGGATTAGCAAATGAAATGGAAATAGATGAAACTAATTCTGAAACTCTTTGTAGATTAATTGACAGAAAAGATTACATAGGTATAGAGAATTTTCTTATGAAGCTTGGTTTGAAACAAAATATAATTGAACGATTTAGTAAATTAACAAGATTGTATGCACAAGATAACATATTTAAAGAAGCAAGAAAATTTTCAAAAAGTCCGATATGCAAAGAGAGCATAGAAAAATTAGAAGAGATTTATTTGAATTTGGAGAAATTGGGTTATAAAGAATATATATCAATTGATTTTGGATTATTAAAACACTTAAACTATTATACTGGTATTATCTTTTCTGGGTATTTAAATGAGTTAGGATATCCTGTATTAAGTGGTGGTAGATATGACAATTTATGTTCTACTTTTGGCAAAAAATATTATGCTGTAGGATTTGCAATAGGCGTAGATAGAATTTTGGAAGTAATGCTTAAAAATAAAAAGAAAAATATCATTGAAAAATATTATAAAGCAATTGCATATGATAATAATTCTTTTGCAGAAGCTTTTCTGGAATTTAAAAAAAATAAATCTAATACATTTTTATTTAATACACCTATAACAATTGAAGAAGCGATAAAGTCATCAGGTTATATGAATGTTAAGAGGTTATTATATTTTGAAAATGGTATAAAAAAAAGTATTGAATTGGGGGAAAATAAATGA
- the hisG gene encoding ATP phosphoribosyltransferase — MITIALPKGRLAEQTIDLLRLSNIISKKIDVNSRKLIINDKDNRIKFILVKPFDVPTYVEHGIADIGISGKDVLMETNKNVFELVDLKIGKCNISIAGPKGKKNDIMSIKHKKVATKFVNITNQYFNQVLNEDVEIIKLNGSVELAPILGLADIIVDIVESGKTLKENNLEVYEKLYDITARLIVNRASLKMDKKNQINKYIDSIERMINNENSIL; from the coding sequence ATGATAACTATTGCCCTTCCAAAAGGAAGGTTAGCTGAACAAACTATAGATCTGTTAAGATTAAGTAATATTATTAGTAAAAAAATAGATGTTAATTCACGAAAACTTATAATTAATGATAAAGATAATAGAATAAAATTTATATTAGTTAAACCATTTGATGTTCCTACATATGTAGAACATGGAATAGCCGATATTGGTATATCTGGTAAAGATGTGCTTATGGAAACCAATAAAAATGTTTTTGAATTGGTTGATTTAAAAATTGGAAAGTGTAATATTTCAATTGCAGGCCCGAAAGGGAAAAAAAATGATATTATGTCAATAAAGCATAAAAAGGTAGCTACAAAATTCGTTAATATAACTAATCAATATTTCAATCAAGTATTAAATGAAGATGTTGAAATAATAAAATTGAATGGTTCAGTTGAATTAGCACCAATTCTTGGATTAGCAGATATTATTGTAGATATTGTTGAAAGCGGTAAAACTTTGAAAGAGAATAACCTTGAAGTTTATGAAAAATTATATGATATTACAGCAAGGCTTATTGTTAATAGAGCAAGTTTAAAAATGGACAAAAAGAACCAAATAAATAAATATATTGATTCTATTGAAAGGATGATTAATAATGAAAATAGTATACTATAA
- the hisD gene encoding histidinol dehydrogenase, giving the protein MKIVYYNNFSLENFIKDKEFINQKYEQDVKTIIDYVKKEKDKALVELTNKFDCNNFTYDDLIVPKKEIDEAYNSVEKDFLFSLENAYKNIYEFHSKQKEESWFYYRSNSMLGQIIRPLENVGIYVPGGNAAYPSTVLMNAVPATVACVSNIYMVSPPGKDKKINKYILAAAKFCNIENIYKIGGAQAIAALSFGTETIPKVDKIVGPGNIWVATAKKLLYGVVDIDMIAGPSEILIIADETANPNYIAHDLLSQAEHDINASSILITTSEKLAHKVYDNVFELLSKNSNSIAKKSIDENAIIIIVNNLKTATDISNRISPEHLEIVTNENHNILRFIKNAGSIFLGEYSPEPIGDYIAGPNHVLPTGGTARFFSPLGVYNFIKRMSIIEYSKEQFEKDALYAINIAKNEGLNFHAQSLKVRL; this is encoded by the coding sequence ATGAAAATAGTATACTATAATAATTTCTCATTAGAAAATTTTATAAAAGATAAAGAATTTATTAATCAAAAATATGAGCAAGATGTAAAGACAATAATAGATTATGTTAAGAAAGAAAAAGATAAAGCATTAGTTGAACTAACAAATAAATTTGATTGCAACAATTTTACTTATGACGATTTAATAGTTCCCAAAAAAGAGATAGATGAGGCTTATAATTCTGTTGAAAAAGATTTTTTATTTAGTCTTGAAAATGCCTATAAGAATATTTATGAGTTTCACTCTAAGCAAAAAGAAGAATCTTGGTTTTATTATAGAAGCAATAGTATGTTAGGACAGATTATAAGGCCATTAGAAAATGTTGGAATATATGTCCCAGGAGGGAATGCCGCATACCCATCAACAGTTCTCATGAATGCTGTTCCTGCAACAGTTGCATGTGTAAGTAATATATATATGGTTAGTCCTCCTGGAAAGGATAAAAAGATTAATAAATATATATTAGCAGCTGCTAAATTCTGTAATATTGAAAATATATATAAAATAGGAGGAGCCCAAGCAATTGCAGCACTTTCTTTTGGAACTGAAACAATTCCTAAAGTAGATAAAATAGTTGGGCCAGGTAATATTTGGGTGGCTACTGCTAAAAAACTATTATACGGCGTAGTCGATATTGATATGATTGCTGGTCCAAGTGAAATATTAATAATTGCAGATGAAACAGCAAATCCCAATTATATTGCACATGATCTACTATCTCAGGCTGAACATGATATAAATGCAAGTAGTATTTTAATTACAACTTCTGAAAAGTTAGCACATAAAGTATACGATAATGTTTTTGAGTTACTATCAAAAAATAGTAATAGTATAGCAAAAAAATCAATTGATGAAAATGCAATAATAATTATTGTAAATAATTTGAAAACAGCTACAGATATTTCTAATAGAATTTCACCAGAACACTTAGAAATTGTTACAAATGAAAATCATAATATTTTGAGATTTATCAAAAATGCTGGTTCAATATTTTTAGGTGAATATTCACCAGAACCAATTGGTGATTACATTGCTGGTCCTAATCATGTGTTACCTACTGGTGGAACAGCAAGATTCTTTTCACCATTAGGCGTTTATAACTTTATTAAAAGAATGAGTATAATAGAATATTCTAAAGAGCAATTTGAAAAAGATGCATTATATGCTATTAACATTGCGAAAAATGAAGGGTTAAACTTCCATGCACAATCGTTAAAAGTGAGGTTATAA
- a CDS encoding response regulator transcription factor, protein MKTILVVDDEKHIVELISYNLEREGYKVLKAYSGSDALELLYKEKVDLLVLDIMMSNINGLDVLKKVRTSNKIYNIPVIIVSAKNDEFDKILGIELGADDYLTKPFSIKELVTRIKALFRRIEDFSKNKNIVFFDDIMIDFDNRVVKKQGENLNLSLKEFELLKLLIENKGRVLDRNFILETIWGYEFDGDNRTVDVHIRFLRKKLGNDDNEQKYIETVRGIGYRFNNEVLIK, encoded by the coding sequence ATGAAAACCATATTAGTTGTTGATGATGAAAAACACATAGTTGAATTAATATCATATAATCTTGAGAGAGAAGGATACAAAGTTTTAAAAGCATATAGCGGTTCGGATGCATTAGAACTTTTATATAAAGAAAAGGTTGATTTATTAGTATTAGATATAATGATGTCAAATATAAATGGTCTTGATGTTCTGAAAAAAGTTCGCACAAGCAATAAAATATACAATATACCTGTGATTATAGTATCAGCTAAAAATGATGAATTTGATAAAATATTAGGAATTGAATTGGGAGCAGATGACTATTTAACTAAGCCATTTAGCATCAAAGAATTAGTTACAAGAATTAAAGCATTATTTAGAAGAATAGAAGACTTCAGTAAAAACAAGAATATTGTTTTTTTTGATGATATAATGATAGATTTTGATAATAGAGTTGTTAAAAAACAGGGCGAAAATCTTAACTTGAGTTTAAAGGAATTTGAATTATTAAAGTTATTAATTGAAAATAAGGGTAGAGTTCTAGACAGAAACTTTATACTTGAAACAATTTGGGGTTATGAATTTGATGGAGATAATCGAACTGTTGATGTTCATATTAGGTTTTTAAGAAAAAAATTAGGAAATGACGACAATGAGCAAAAATATATTGAAACTGTAAGAGGCATTGGATACAGATTCAATAATGAGGTTTTGATAAAATGA
- a CDS encoding anion permease — MHSLSFTLIMIIVLALTFDFINGFHDTANAIATSVSTRVLTPRSAILMSAFFNFVGALISTEVAKTIGHGIVDPKFVTETLVLAAIIAAIIWDLITWWWGIPSSSSHAIIGGLIGAAIVSARTLSDINWMGFIKKIVMPLIISPVLGFICGYIFMMILYFIFAKVHPQVVNKYFSKLQILSAMWMAYNHGSNDAQKSMGIITMALVGAGVLNQFTVPLWVKIACAIAMALGTSLGGWRIIKTMGVKIIKLAPINGFAAETAAALTINLATHIGAPVSTTHVISSSIMGVGACKKFSAVRWGVAKNIVIAWLLTIPMCAIIGGIIVYIINLL, encoded by the coding sequence ATGCATAGCCTTTCTTTTACCTTAATAATGATTATAGTTTTAGCATTAACATTTGACTTCATTAATGGTTTTCATGACACTGCTAATGCAATTGCAACATCAGTTTCAACAAGAGTATTAACACCACGATCAGCAATTCTTATGTCAGCTTTCTTTAACTTTGTTGGTGCTTTAATAAGTACAGAGGTTGCAAAAACAATTGGACACGGTATAGTTGATCCAAAGTTTGTTACAGAAACTCTTGTATTAGCTGCAATTATTGCTGCTATTATATGGGATTTAATAACTTGGTGGTGGGGTATTCCTTCATCATCTTCTCATGCAATAATTGGCGGGCTTATTGGTGCAGCAATTGTTTCTGCAAGAACACTTTCAGATATTAATTGGATGGGCTTTATTAAAAAAATAGTCATGCCTTTGATTATATCACCAGTTTTAGGTTTTATTTGTGGCTACATATTTATGATGATACTTTATTTTATTTTTGCAAAAGTTCATCCTCAAGTTGTTAATAAATATTTTTCAAAACTACAAATATTATCTGCAATGTGGATGGCTTATAATCATGGTTCAAATGATGCTCAAAAATCAATGGGTATAATTACAATGGCACTAGTTGGTGCTGGAGTATTAAATCAATTTACAGTTCCTTTGTGGGTAAAAATTGCATGTGCAATTGCAATGGCATTAGGAACCTCTTTAGGAGGTTGGAGAATAATTAAAACAATGGGTGTAAAGATAATAAAATTAGCACCGATAAACGGTTTCGCAGCTGAGACAGCTGCAGCCTTAACAATAAATTTAGCAACACATATTGGTGCCCCTGTAAGTACTACTCATGTTATTTCTTCATCTATTATGGGTGTAGGAGCATGTAAAAAGTTTTCAGCAGTAAGATGGGGAGTAGCTAAAAATATAGTTATAGCATGGTTATTAACAATACCAATGTGTGCAATTATTGGTGGTATAATTGTTTATATCATTAATTTACTTTAA
- the pstB gene encoding phosphate ABC transporter ATP-binding protein PstB, with amino-acid sequence MTNKLNLFYKESHALKNINVDINEKCVTALIGPSGCGKSTFLRTLNRMNDLIEGVKIEGEVLIDNMNIYNNIDVIDLRKRVGMVFQKPNPFPMSIYENIAFGPKIHGIKKKDVLDSIVEKSLKKAFLWDEVKDRLNKSAFSLSGGQQQRLCIARVLAVEPEVILLDEPTSALDPISTLKIEELLEELKNSYTIVIVTHNMQQAARVSDYTGFFLNGELIEFDKTLKIFNTPKDKRTEDYITGRFG; translated from the coding sequence ATGACCAATAAATTGAATTTATTTTATAAGGAAAGTCATGCTCTTAAGAATATTAATGTTGATATAAATGAAAAATGTGTAACTGCTTTAATTGGACCATCAGGCTGTGGTAAATCAACATTCCTTAGAACGTTAAACAGAATGAATGATTTAATTGAAGGAGTAAAAATTGAAGGAGAAGTATTAATAGATAATATGAATATCTACAATAATATTGATGTAATTGATCTCAGAAAAAGGGTAGGCATGGTGTTCCAAAAGCCTAATCCTTTTCCTATGAGTATTTATGAAAATATTGCTTTTGGTCCTAAAATACATGGAATAAAGAAAAAAGATGTATTAGATTCAATTGTAGAAAAAAGTTTAAAAAAAGCATTTCTTTGGGATGAAGTAAAAGATAGACTGAATAAGAGTGCATTTTCTTTATCTGGTGGGCAGCAGCAGAGATTGTGCATTGCAAGAGTATTAGCAGTTGAACCTGAGGTCATTTTACTTGACGAGCCAACATCAGCATTAGATCCAATATCAACATTAAAAATTGAGGAACTTCTTGAAGAATTAAAAAATTCATATACAATAGTAATAGTTACACATAATATGCAGCAAGCAGCTAGAGTTTCTGATTATACAGGATTCTTTTTGAATGGTGAACTTATAGAATTTGACAAAACATTAAAGATATTTAACACACCGAAAGATAAAAGAACAGAGGATTATATAACTGGTAGATTTGGATAA
- a CDS encoding sensor histidine kinase, which translates to MRRTIIKYMSFLIILICFLEGFLSYFMSKNLYIEENKRILKENINILESIMIEDKNWLKNISKIARNITSDVRITIIEYNGKVIFDSYYNANKMENHLNREEIINAKKTKDISYAIRKSPTLKFNYLYGAKLINKDSNRYFIRTSIELNKINQILKDALKKVIIIIIVCVFIGVILSIILSIKLSNPLRMLLNHINSVSDFEIKSIKKEKQDELSIIGDTLNNIYFKLKEKILEIKNLNYRLNLILNTIDIGVIFLDKKYRVLAFNREAEKIFGVTLNTNISILEGIRIYDIYLNLVNNKFEESEINITVKGVNKIIKYRTIEINDSEFQGYLLLFNDITRLKKLENIRSDFAANVTHELKTPLTSIKGFVETLKSGALDDKNVSERFLNIIEIEVDRLQRLIEDILYISEIETINIKTNEFVSISEVLHECLDILREKAENKNIDINVSIKYDIKFNMKKDFLKQVMLNLIDNAIIYNKVNGTIEIKVYEDNTNKIIEVIDSGIGIPKEDIERIFERFYRVDKGRSRESGGTGLGLSIVKHIVRSHNGNIEVESEINKGSLFRILFKK; encoded by the coding sequence ATGAGAAGAACAATAATAAAATATATGAGCTTTTTAATAATTTTGATATGCTTTCTTGAAGGGTTTCTGTCATATTTTATGTCTAAAAACTTGTATATTGAAGAAAACAAAAGAATTTTGAAAGAAAATATCAATATATTAGAATCAATAATGATAGAAGATAAAAACTGGCTCAAAAATATATCTAAAATAGCCAGAAATATAACAAGCGATGTACGTATTACAATAATTGAATACAATGGCAAAGTTATTTTTGATTCGTATTATAATGCAAATAAAATGGAAAATCATTTAAATAGAGAAGAAATAATTAATGCAAAGAAAACAAAAGATATTTCATATGCAATAAGAAAAAGTCCTACATTAAAGTTTAATTATTTATATGGTGCAAAGTTAATAAATAAAGATAGCAATAGATATTTTATAAGAACTTCAATTGAGCTAAATAAAATAAATCAAATACTTAAAGATGCATTAAAAAAGGTTATAATCATAATAATTGTTTGTGTATTTATAGGGGTGATTCTATCAATTATTTTGTCCATAAAGCTATCCAATCCATTAAGAATGTTATTAAATCATATTAACTCTGTAAGTGATTTCGAAATTAAGAGTATTAAAAAAGAAAAACAAGATGAGTTATCAATTATCGGAGATACATTAAATAATATATATTTTAAACTTAAAGAAAAGATACTTGAAATTAAAAATTTAAATTATAGATTAAATCTTATTTTAAACACAATAGATATTGGAGTTATTTTTTTAGATAAAAAATATAGAGTTTTAGCATTTAATAGAGAGGCAGAAAAAATATTTGGTGTAACATTAAATACAAATATATCAATATTAGAAGGTATAAGAATATACGATATATACTTAAATTTGGTTAATAATAAATTTGAAGAATCAGAAATAAATATTACTGTAAAAGGTGTGAATAAGATAATAAAATATAGAACAATAGAAATTAATGATTCCGAATTTCAAGGATATTTATTGCTGTTTAATGATATAACACGCTTAAAAAAATTAGAAAATATAAGATCAGATTTTGCAGCAAATGTTACTCATGAATTAAAAACACCACTTACTTCTATAAAAGGTTTTGTTGAAACATTAAAAAGTGGTGCTTTAGATGATAAAAATGTTTCTGAAAGGTTTTTAAATATAATAGAAATAGAAGTTGATAGACTTCAAAGATTAATAGAGGATATATTGTATATTTCTGAGATTGAGACTATAAATATTAAAACTAACGAGTTTGTAAGTATTAGTGAAGTACTACATGAATGCCTTGATATATTAAGAGAAAAAGCAGAAAATAAAAATATTGATATAAATGTTAGCATAAAATATGATATTAAATTTAATATGAAGAAAGATTTTCTAAAACAAGTAATGCTAAACCTTATTGATAATGCAATAATATATAATAAAGTAAATGGAACTATTGAAATAAAAGTATATGAGGATAATACAAACAAAATAATAGAAGTAATAGATAGTGGTATTGGAATACCTAAAGAAGATATTGAAAGAATATTTGAAAGGTTTTATAGAGTTGATAAAGGTAGATCTAGAGAAAGCGGTGGAACAGGTTTAGGATTATCAATTGTAAAGCATATTGTTAGAAGTCATAATGGAAATATAGAGGTTGAAAGTGAAATAAATAAAGGTAGCTTATTTAGAATATTATTTAAAAAATAA
- the pgeF gene encoding peptidoglycan editing factor PgeF produces MKELLKNIDGLNVVACQFDDHSKAEAYFTTRIYKNNNNFSLSYKWEKNKTIIDNNYKNLFDTLKIDSKNVFFLNQVHGDRIIIANEGFDFFGKVDLYNADAIITNIKNLSLITFHADCYPVYFIDYINKVIALAHSGWKGTYLEIAKSVIIKMKEEFNSNPKNIMVYIGPGICSNCFEVKEDVHKLFLDKFGEQFINYNNNRIYIDLKEIIKFSILSENVDNILISKFCTYENSDLFFSYRRDKENSGGMIALLRMVEL; encoded by the coding sequence ATGAAAGAATTATTAAAAAATATTGATGGTTTAAATGTTGTAGCTTGTCAATTTGATGACCATAGCAAAGCAGAAGCATATTTTACCACTCGAATTTATAAAAATAATAATAATTTTAGCTTGAGTTACAAATGGGAAAAAAATAAAACTATTATTGATAATAATTACAAAAATCTTTTTGATACTTTAAAAATAGATTCTAAAAATGTTTTTTTTCTAAATCAAGTTCATGGAGATAGAATAATTATTGCAAATGAAGGGTTCGATTTTTTTGGAAAAGTTGATTTATATAATGCTGATGCTATTATAACAAATATTAAAAATTTATCATTAATAACATTTCATGCTGATTGTTATCCAGTATATTTTATTGATTATATAAATAAAGTTATTGCACTTGCACATTCAGGATGGAAAGGAACATACTTGGAAATTGCCAAATCTGTTATAATAAAGATGAAGGAAGAGTTTAATTCTAATCCGAAAAATATAATGGTTTATATAGGGCCAGGTATATGTAGTAATTGTTTTGAAGTGAAAGAAGATGTTCATAAATTATTTTTAGATAAATTTGGTGAACAATTTATAAATTATAATAATAATCGAATTTATATTGATTTAAAAGAAATAATAAAATTTAGTATTCTTTCGGAAAATGTTGATAATATTCTTATATCAAAATTTTGCACATACGAAAACAGTGATTTATTTTTTTCATATAGAAGGGATAAAGAAAATAGTGGTGGAATGATTGCTTTATTGAGGATGGTGGAATTATGA
- a CDS encoding DUF47 domain-containing protein encodes MVWSVIPKENQFFSLLNESIDNANKTSKVLYDFLLNLDKKEKYIALLEEAENKGDDITHQIIELLNKTFITPLDREDLFAIAKEIDNIVDALETVGHRFEIYNVNEVKPEAKIMCEMIINSTNELKYVIDGLKNQKNLSLVKEKIIEVNRIEDEGDIIYRNAIKKLFSENSDKPIDVMIWKEIFGFLEDTLDACEDVANVIEGVVTKNA; translated from the coding sequence ATGGTTTGGAGTGTTATACCAAAAGAGAATCAATTCTTTAGTCTATTAAATGAATCAATTGACAATGCAAACAAAACTTCAAAAGTTTTATACGATTTTTTATTAAACCTTGACAAGAAGGAAAAGTATATTGCACTTCTTGAAGAAGCCGAAAATAAAGGGGATGATATTACTCATCAAATTATTGAGCTTTTAAACAAAACATTTATTACACCTCTTGATAGAGAAGATCTTTTTGCTATTGCCAAGGAAATTGACAATATTGTCGATGCCCTTGAAACAGTTGGCCACAGATTTGAAATTTATAATGTAAATGAAGTAAAACCTGAAGCAAAGATAATGTGTGAAATGATTATAAATTCTACTAATGAGTTAAAGTACGTAATTGATGGTTTAAAAAATCAAAAAAATCTTAGTTTAGTGAAAGAAAAGATTATAGAAGTTAATAGAATTGAAGATGAAGGCGATATTATTTATCGTAATGCTATAAAGAAATTATTCTCAGAAAATAGTGACAAACCAATTGATGTTATGATATGGAAAGAAATATTCGGCTTTCTTGAAGATACATTAGATGCATGTGAAGATGTTGCAAATGTTATCGAAGGAGTTGTTACAAAAAATGCATAG